The following are encoded together in the Bradyrhizobium genosp. L genome:
- a CDS encoding helix-turn-helix domain-containing protein, with translation MALTALDLGLRGAVVGLFLVVCAVLLLRYTAVHRAASLGAALGVAGAAYAISTAPFFPTWSFGWSSPFVALGMSSPVILWLWARMIFDAHFVLRPWHGVMWAVVAGIGVVTFSGSTGWPGLAATCGRLLALTTIACALLAMAQIPKGWRKAIATARGRLLVALIIGISLQMMLGAGAGLAAIPIRANSLAHALGLGAFALISVWMMLFDPPESEPAVAGAGGSDQATQMARSLGNVDLTAADHAALNRLKYLMTTERAYRQEGLSIGVLAVKLGLPEYRLRSLINDGLGHRNFNAFVNRYRLDEAKAALADPGQTEVPVLTIALDAGFQSLAPFNRAFKAETGLTPTEFRRRIAGATEIAPSD, from the coding sequence ATGGCGTTGACGGCTCTTGATCTCGGCCTCCGCGGTGCGGTGGTCGGGCTGTTCCTGGTGGTCTGCGCCGTCCTGCTGCTGCGCTACACCGCCGTGCACCGCGCGGCGAGCCTTGGTGCCGCGCTAGGCGTGGCAGGTGCGGCCTACGCGATCTCGACGGCGCCGTTCTTTCCCACCTGGTCGTTCGGCTGGAGCTCGCCCTTTGTCGCACTCGGCATGAGCTCTCCCGTCATCCTGTGGCTGTGGGCGCGCATGATCTTCGACGCGCATTTTGTGCTGCGGCCCTGGCATGGCGTGATGTGGGCGGTCGTCGCCGGCATCGGCGTCGTCACTTTCAGCGGCTCGACCGGCTGGCCGGGCCTCGCGGCGACCTGCGGCCGCCTGCTGGCGCTGACGACGATCGCCTGCGCCCTGCTCGCCATGGCGCAGATTCCGAAGGGCTGGCGCAAGGCCATCGCCACCGCGCGCGGCCGGCTGCTGGTCGCGCTGATCATCGGCATCAGCCTGCAGATGATGCTGGGCGCGGGCGCCGGGCTTGCCGCGATCCCGATCCGGGCCAACAGCCTCGCGCACGCGCTCGGCCTCGGCGCCTTCGCGCTGATCTCGGTCTGGATGATGCTGTTCGATCCGCCCGAGAGCGAGCCGGCCGTGGCCGGCGCTGGCGGAAGCGATCAGGCCACCCAAATGGCGCGCTCGCTTGGCAATGTTGACCTGACGGCGGCGGACCACGCCGCGCTCAACCGCCTTAAATATCTGATGACGACCGAACGGGCCTACCGGCAGGAGGGGTTGAGCATCGGCGTCCTCGCGGTCAAGCTTGGCCTGCCGGAGTACCGCTTGCGCAGCCTGATCAATGACGGGCTCGGCCACCGCAACTTCAACGCCTTCGTCAACCGGTATCGCCTCGACGAGGCCAAGGCGGCGCTCGCCGATCCAGGCCAGACCGAAGTGCCGGTGCTGACGATCGCGCTCGATGCCGGGTTCCAGTCGCTGGCGCCGTTCAACCGCGCCTTCAAGGCTGAGACCGGATTGACGCCGACCGAATTCCGCCGGCGGATCGCGGGCGCGACGGAAATCGCCCCGTCAGACTGA
- a CDS encoding DUF2147 domain-containing protein, with translation MKKLVAIAALLMATTSAHAGGAGITFQIDGQRIHVEAPRNCNALSCIRIVAPGYNGNIGDINMKGLGSKKDDDDDYAASDTPPPPPPSSPRHTRYRVPATAQQDQQSAAPATADVSPPPPPPAPTTTVATAAPAPVEATPVAPAPAPVAATQPAPQPAPITAAPEPAPTGPIGIWATEENKGNVRVEQCGANLCGYSEKSGEQILINMKPAGSKWSGRIHDPDSGRNYDSTIAMKGPNAMRVQGCAFGGMFCGGQTWKRAG, from the coding sequence ATGAAGAAGCTCGTTGCGATCGCCGCCCTGCTGATGGCGACCACCTCAGCCCATGCCGGCGGGGCCGGCATCACCTTCCAGATCGACGGCCAGCGCATCCATGTCGAAGCGCCGCGCAACTGCAACGCGCTGTCCTGCATCCGCATCGTCGCGCCGGGCTACAACGGCAATATCGGCGACATCAACATGAAGGGTCTCGGTTCGAAGAAGGACGACGACGATGACTATGCCGCGTCCGACACGCCGCCGCCCCCGCCGCCGTCTTCGCCTCGCCATACGCGCTATCGCGTGCCGGCCACCGCGCAGCAGGACCAGCAATCGGCAGCCCCCGCGACGGCCGATGTGTCGCCGCCTCCTCCGCCGCCCGCCCCGACCACAACGGTCGCGACCGCCGCTCCTGCACCGGTCGAGGCCACACCCGTTGCGCCGGCGCCGGCTCCGGTCGCCGCCACCCAGCCCGCGCCGCAGCCTGCGCCGATCACCGCAGCCCCAGAGCCCGCGCCGACCGGACCGATCGGCATCTGGGCCACCGAGGAGAACAAGGGCAATGTCCGCGTCGAGCAATGCGGCGCCAACCTCTGCGGCTACTCGGAGAAAAGCGGCGAGCAGATCCTGATCAACATGAAGCCCGCCGGCAGCAAATGGAGCGGCCGCATCCACGACCCCGACTCCGGCCGCAATTACGACTCGACCATCGCGATGAAGGGCCCGAATGCGATGCGGGTGCAGGGTTGCGCCTTTGGCGGCATGTTCTGCGGCGGCCAGACCTGGAAGCGCGCCGGCTAG
- a CDS encoding DUF2147 domain-containing protein produces the protein MTRFSLLAVLMLLASSAHAGSGISFSVGGHRIHIESTRCRSLSCVSVSGVSRRDGRDENYDAPKPVKAPATTAVIAAAPVASAVLPPLAPSAAPAIVEKPAPVAAAPVAAPPAPPPRPVVAAPVPLLAPLPVAAREPAPAAPPRQRDDEPAEAPVGDWQTEADGLVRIRSCGTALCGYVLDKSSRDLGEAVLINMKPKKDTQWSGTVYSAGSGSTYYGTMRLKGIDTLRVEACALGRFYCTGADWLRVSRSPRRVFTERRDQSEPRS, from the coding sequence ATGACGCGCTTTTCGCTGCTCGCCGTGCTGATGCTGCTCGCTTCGTCGGCCCATGCCGGCAGCGGCATCTCGTTCTCGGTCGGCGGCCATCGGATCCATATCGAATCCACGCGGTGCCGCTCGCTGTCCTGCGTCTCGGTCTCCGGCGTCTCCAGGCGCGACGGCCGCGATGAGAATTATGATGCGCCAAAGCCGGTCAAGGCGCCGGCGACGACGGCGGTGATTGCCGCCGCGCCGGTCGCAAGCGCCGTGCTTCCACCGCTTGCTCCGTCTGCCGCGCCGGCGATCGTGGAGAAGCCCGCCCCGGTCGCAGCCGCCCCGGTCGCAGCGCCGCCGGCACCCCCGCCACGGCCCGTTGTCGCGGCTCCGGTGCCACTGCTTGCGCCACTTCCGGTCGCGGCGCGCGAGCCCGCGCCTGCGGCGCCGCCGCGCCAACGCGACGACGAGCCGGCCGAGGCGCCGGTCGGCGATTGGCAGACCGAGGCCGACGGCCTGGTGCGGATCCGCAGCTGCGGCACGGCGCTGTGCGGCTATGTGCTGGACAAGTCATCACGCGATCTCGGCGAAGCCGTGCTGATCAACATGAAGCCGAAAAAGGACACGCAGTGGAGCGGCACCGTCTACAGCGCCGGCAGCGGCAGCACCTATTACGGCACGATGCGGCTGAAGGGGATCGACACGCTGCGGGTCGAGGCGTGCGCGCTCGGCCGCTTCTATTGCACCGGCGCCGACTGGCTCCGCGTCTCGCGCTCGCCGCGCCGCGTGTTCACCGAGCGGCGGGACCAATCCGAACCGCGGTCATGA